From the Drosophila sechellia strain sech25 chromosome X, ASM438219v1, whole genome shotgun sequence genome, the window CACGTCATGCAAACAACGTTTACATGCCATTGAAAGTACACTCAGAAAAAAGAACTCTACTATAAAATAAACTCTATTCTTTGAATAGACTCTTAAAAGATGTGATACGTGTAAGCATTTAAGTTGCCATACTATTAATTTACACTTCATACCGCATATacatgattttattcataattatCATGGGAATTTCTCTCGGTGCACAAAGAGAGAGTTATCACAAGAGAGCGGCGCTGCGATAAGCCCCACCGAATGCATATATAACCCGATCATCGGCTGTACTCCGGACTCAGTTGATCGGTGGAATTCGTGAGCAATGGATCGTTGGCAGAATCGCGTTGCCGTAATCAGTGGCGCCAGTTCCGGAATCGGAGCAGCCTGTGCCCGGCTTTTGGTAGGCGCCGGTCTGCAGGTGGTGGGCCTGGCCCGACGCACCGATCGCCTCGAGCAGCTGCGCCAATCCTTGCCGGAGGAGCAGAGGAAGCGCTTCCATCAGCACAAATGCGATGTGTCGCAGGAGTTGCAGGTGGACACTGCCTTCGAGTGGATCGAAAAGGAGCTGGGCGGCATCGATGTGCTGATCAACAATGCGGGCATCGTGCTGGGTGGCCAGCTGATCGATATGCCCACCAAGGATATCAACAACATCCTGCAAACGAATCTCATGGGCAGCATTTACTGCACCAAGTTGGCCGCCGGCAGCATGAGACGCCGCCAGGTGGCTGGACACCTGATCTTCGTGAATAGCACGGCCGGAATGGCCGGCTATAAGCCGGATCCGGCGGATGAGAGCCTCAACGCGTACACACCCAGCAAACTTGCCCTGACTGCCGTCCAGGAGATCTGCAGACAGGAGCTGATCAATCAAGGATCAAAGATCAAGACCACGGTGAGCAAAAGAAACCTCAAATCAAGGTCAAAACTAAAACCATTTAGCAGCTAAGATCTCCGCAAAAGGTTGTGAAAatccataaataataaacataaactaTAATGTCGATTAGTACAGTGTTACCTCGTTAAAAAAGCTTTCCcaaatcgaatttaatataacgAAAGGGTCAATAATATTTGGACAAATTTTCCAATCCTGCAGAGCATCAATCCCGGCTGGGTGGCCACCGAGATCGTTCCGGACGAGACGAAGGCCAAGCTGGGCGAGGTGATCCTCCAGGCGGAGGACGTGGCCCAGGCTGTACTGTACGCCCTATCCACGCCGCCGCACACACAGGTGGAGCAGGTAACGCTGAGGGCGGTGGGCGAGTACTTCTGATAGCCCGACAACACAACGCAGCCCCAGAGATTAGGCCATCGACTTGCAGTGGAACagtaaaaatcaaataaaggcGAACGACCCGACACATATGAGACACAGCGAGATACTCACAGCCCCCATTTGGTTAGCCACAAACTGTTTGCACTCACCtcgtttcattttatttttattattgtgtTCAGTTACTACgtagtatatgtatatatattccgCACCTTTCCTcaaaccaaataaataattcagttCTGTGAACTAACAATGCATTGGTAAGAATCGATTGTATTTAAATCGATTGCTTAAAAATTTGTATAGACCTGCACCAGCAATTGGTCTCTATAATGACAACGATAGAGTCATCGAACGGAAGTTCTTAATAATGGGCGGTACTTTTAACTTCCGGTTATTAAAAATGCAGTAATTTCCTGTAATTTCCTGCACACCCGTCAAAAATGTTAGCTTAAAATATCATTATTAATGCCATTTTTAGCGGCATCTATTATTTATATGTGTTTCATTGGTCAAAGCCAAGTGGAAATGCGTTGTTTGCTAAATTAgcatcataaatatttcagtCGGAATGacttttttcgctttttaattcaattgaatGCCACAA encodes:
- the LOC6619743 gene encoding farnesol dehydrogenase isoform X1; amino-acid sequence: MDRWQNRVAVISGASSGIGAACARLLVGAGLQVVGLARRTDRLEQLRQSLPEEQRKRFHQHKCDVSQELQVDTAFEWIEKELGGIDVLINNAGIVLGGQLIDMPTKDINNILQTNLMGSIYCTKLAAGSMRRRQVAGHLIFVNSTAGMAGYKPDPADESLNAYTPSKLALTAVQEICRQELINQGSKIKTTSINPGWVATEIVPDETKAKLGEVILQAEDVAQAVLYALSTPPHTQVEQVTLRAVGEYF
- the LOC6619743 gene encoding farnesol dehydrogenase isoform X2, with protein sequence MDRWQNRVAVISGASSGIGAACARLLVGAGLQVVGLARRTDRLEQLRQSLPEEQRKRFHQHKCDVSQELQVDTAFEWIEKELGGIDVLINNAGIVLGGQLIDMPTKDINNILQTNLMGSIYCTKLAAGSMRRRQVAGHLIFVNSTAGMAGYKPDPADESLNAYTPSKLALTAVQEICRQELINQGSKIKTTRRQTRNNNETKNLKLSVNLPGYQQTF